The genomic segment AGCCCTCGGTCGCGATGTGGATGGCCTCGGGACGCACCGCCTCGACCGTCCTGGCGATGCCCGCCGCCGTCACGAGGCTCAGGCGGATCTCGCGATAGGTCGGCAGCGGTACGGTGCGCCGCCCCTCGGGCGTGAGGAGGTGGACCTCGTGGCCCGCCCGGCGCAGCATCTCCACGGTGGTGGAGAGCGTGCGGACGACGCCGTTAATCTGCGGGAACCAGGCGTCGGTCGCGATCAGGATGCGCATCGGCCTTGAGGGGCAAACCCTCTCGCGCGGTCGCCCAGTGGATCACCTCCAGCCGGCCGTCGAAATATTCGACGAGTGCGGTGCAGCTCTCCACCCAGTCGCCGTCGTTGCAGTAGTGGATCCCGTCGATCTCGCGCATTTCCGGGGTGTGCACATGGCCGCAGATCACGCCGTCCGCGCCGCGCTGGCGGGCCTCGCGCACCACCGCCTTCTCGAAGCTGGAGATGAACTCCACCGCGCGCTTCACCTTGCGCTTCAGATAGGCCGACAGCGACCAGTAGCGCAGCCCGAACATCCGGCGGATGCGGTTGAAGACCGTGTTGACGGTGATCGCCGCCTCATAGGCCTGGTCGCCGAGCACCGCGAGCCACTTGGCATAGCGCACGACGCCGTCGAACTTGTCGCCATGGAGAACGAGATAGCGCTTGCCGTTGGCCATGACATGCACCGAATCCTCCTGGATGGCGATGCGGCCGAAGCGGAAGTCTATGAAGTCGCGGAAATACTCGTCGTGATTGCCGGGAATGTAGATGACCCGTGTGCCCTTGCGCGCCTTGCGCAGGAGCTTCTGGATGACGTCGTTATGCGTCTGGTGCCAGTACCAGCTCTTCTTCAGGGCCCAGTTGTCGATGACGTCGCCGACGAGATAGAGCGTGTTCGATTCCGTATGGCGCAGGAAGTCGAGCAGAAGCTCGGTTTGCGACCGCCGTGTTCCCAGATGGAAGTCGGAGATCCAGATGGTGCGGTAGCGGAAGGCCTTTGCGGGCTGAATGTTCATCGGCCGGCCCCTTGAGCCTCATCGTCCGTGATGGCGGCCAGCTATGGGCGACTCGCATGAAGGACATATGACGGCATGGCGCGCGCGGCATTGCCTGACGGCGCCGAAGGCGGCATAAACGCCCGGCAATCGGGGGGCGATCGGCAAGGGACCGCTGGAGCATGGACGAGCGCTATCAGAAGAATTTCCCCGTCTCGTGGGAGCAGTTCCATCGCGATTCGCGGGCGCTGGCCTGGCGCCTGACCAATGGCGACCGGCACTTCGAGGCCATTGTGTGCGTGACGCGAGGCGGCCTCGTTCCGGCGGCCATCGTGGCGCGCGAGATGTCCATCCGCGTCATCGAGACGGTGTGTGTCGCCTCCTACGACTACGACAAGCAGGGCGAGCTGAAGGTCCTGAAGGAGGTCGCGCCCCATATCCGCGCGCTCGGCGGGGAGGGCGGCCGCAACGTGCTCATCGTCGACGACCTCGTGGATACGGGCAAGACGGCGCGCGTCGTGCGCGACATGCTGCCGGAGGCCCATTTCGCCACCGTCTACGCCAAGCCCGCCGGCCGTCCCCTGGTCGACACCTTCGTGACGGAGGTGAGCCAGGACACCTGGATCTTCCTGCCCTGGGACATGGGATTGCAGTTCACCCCGCCGATCAGCGGCCATGCGGGCTGACCCCAACACCCTTGCCCTCGACCGCCCGCGCACGGCATAAGGACCGTCAAGGGCCCTTTCGGCTCTAGAGCAACCTGCGTCCAATTGGACGCAAATCGAGTTGCTCTAACTCTTTGATCCAGGCGGGCGTGGCGGAACCGGTAGACGCAACGGACTTAAAATCCGTTTTCCGCAAGGAAGTGAGGGTTCGAGTCCCTCCGCCCGCACCAGGCCGGGGCGCGCATGGCCCGCCCGCTGCTTTCCGATGACAGTCTTGATGCAGACTTATTCTAAATAATATCTATTAAACTCAATAATTTATCTCTTGAATTCGCCGCATCGGCCTGTAGTGTCCGGTGCTGTCACGCGGGCGACACCTTTGTGTCACAATTCGCCCGAGCGTGCCTTGAGCCAGCCAGCGGGCCTTCCGCTCCCGACGCCAGCCAGCGAACCACCGTTGATCCTATCTCCCAAGAAGGAGGCTGCCGTCATGAGCACCCCCGGAGCCTATGCGCGCGCCCTGTTGGGCACCACGGCCCTGTCCGTCGTCCTCGCAACCGGCGGATCCGACCCCATCCTGGCCCAGACCGCCGGCACCGGCGACCGCAGCGCGGCGACCGAGCTCGGCCAGATCGTCATCACGAGCGAGCGGGGCGATGGCGAGGACGATCCCTACCGCACGCCCGGACCCGTCAGCTCCACGAGTGGAACCGCCATCGAGGAGGAGTATGGCGGCAATGTGAACGAGGTGCTGCGTTCCACGCCGGGGACCTATACCCGCAACCAGTCCGACCAGCCGGGCATCGTGGTCAACATCCGCGGCATGCAGGGGCTCGGGCGGGTCAACGCCATGATCGACGGCGTGCCCCAGACCTTCCGCAACCTCTCCGGTCATGCGGGCACCTTCGACGACCTCGTCTATATCGATCCGAACCTCCTTGCCGGCGTGGACGTCACGCGCGGCGTGGTGCCGGGCGCGGCGGGGCTTGGCACGCTCTCCGGCGCGGCGAACTTCCGCACCATCGGTATCGACGATATCCTGCTGCCGGGCCGCAATGTCGGCGCCATGGTGACCGGCAAGCTCGGAACCAACGGCTATGACTGGTCGGGCATGGGCGCTGTCGGCATGCGCTCGGCCATGTTCCAGGACGGCCAGGGCGAGATCTCCGTCATGGGTGCCTATTCGGAGACCAAGCAGTCCAACTACAAGAACGGCGACGGTGTGGAGAACCCGTTCGATTCCGCCGAGCATCCGCGTTCTGGCCTGTTCAAGGTCGCCATCGCGCCGAACGACGAGCACAGCCTGACGCTCGGGGCATGTGGTACGACAACGGCTTCTTCGTCGGCTCGGCGGGTTACGACTGGGGGATCAACACCGCGACCTACACGCTCGACTACGCCTATACGCCGGGCGATCCGCTGTTCGACGCCCATCTGGCCGCCTTCCACACCAGGGCCGATCTCGAATTCGCCGGCGATGGCGGCCTGTTCGTGGGCCGTCATGGCGTCAACAAGACGACGGGCGTCAATGCCGACAACACCTCGCAATTCGATCTCGGCAACGGCCTCGGGCTGCAGCTCTTCTACGGCGCAGCGTTCGTCCAGGACGACTATACGGGCAACGAGCAGCGCGGCGCGAACCCGGACGGCACGATGACGAAGGCGGGCGCGTTCACCCAGGCCCAGCTCGACTGGGGCATGGTCTCGCTGCTTGGCGGGCTGCGCTACGACTACTGGCACGTCAAGGGCGTGACCGGCTACACGCTGCCCGGCGCCGGCGACTGCCCGGCGGGCGGCGACCTGTGTCCGGGCGATTCCGTCTCGCGCGACGGCGACCGCATCAATCCCCGGATCACCGCGGCCGTCCAGCCCCTCGACTGGCTCCAGCTCTACGCGACCTACGCCCACACCTTCCGACCGCCGACCGCGTCGGAACTGTTCTATCCCGGCGGCCACAACTTCAACGGCGCGGGCAATCCGGTGAACAACAATGTCGATCTGAAGCCGGAGATCAGCAAGGGCTGGGACCTCGGGCTGAACGTCGCCTATGACGGCCTGGTGCTGGATGGCGACAGGCTGCGGCTCAAGGTCGGCTACTTCAACAACGACATCGAGAACTACATCGTCTACGGCCAGAACACGGATACGGGCTACATCACCTGGATCAACGCCGACGGCACGACCAATATGAGCGGCGTGGAGATCGAGGGGACCTACGATGCGGGCGTCGCCTATGTGACGCTCTCCTACACGAATGCCGACACGGACCTGCCGCTGTCCTATTTCGCGGGCATCGGCAACGATGTCGGCACGCTGCCCGACGACTTCGCGACCGTCGATGTGGGCACGCGCTGGTTCGGCGAGAGCGTCGTGCTCGGCGGGCGCATGCGCTATACGGGCAAGAGCCGGCAGGTCTTCGTCGACGAGGCGAACTCCATACCGATCGGCAGCTACACGCTGTTCGATCTCTACGGGTCCTGGGACATCAACCGGAACCTCCACCTGTTCTTCAACGTGGAGAACATCACCGACAAGGTCTACACGACCGCCGTCGGGGGCTATGCGGAAGCCTATTATTCCGGCAATGGCCGCGGGCGCACGGTGATCGTGGGCGCGACCGCGAAGTTCTGAAGCCTCGTCCGCCCGGGCCGCACCGGACCGGTCCGCAAGGGGAGGGCGCGGCGGCCGTTCACGCCGCCGCGCCGCGCGGATGCGCCTTCGTGTCGAAGAAGAGCGCCTGGCTGATCACCGCCTTCACCATGTCCGGCTGGAACGGTTTGGTGATGAGGAAGGTCGGCTCCGGGCGCTCGCCCGTGAGCAGGCGCTCGGGATAGGCGGTGATGAAGACGACGGGCACCTCAACGGCGGTCAGGATGTCGTTCACGGCATCGATGCCGGAGGTGCCGTCGGCGAGCTGGATATCGGCGAGGATCAGGCCGGGCTTGCCGGTGCGCGCGGCCCGGACGGCTTCCTCGCGCGAGCGCGCTATGGCACAGACCGTGTGCCCCAGCCCCTCGACCAGAGCCTCCAGGTCCATCGCGATCAGCGGTTCGTCCTCGATGATGAGGATATCGGTCGCGACCTGCTCGGCGATCTCGCGGCCGGCCTCATCGAGGAGCGCCTCGAACGCCTCGGGGCTGCAATCGAGGATCGCGCGGCATTCCTCCGCCGTGAAGCCCTCGACCGCGGTCAGCAGGAATGTTTCGCGCGCCTTCGGCTCCAGACGGGCGAGCGCGAGATCGGCACTGTCGGCCTCGTCGTCCGGGGGCCGGCCTCCCCGTTGCCCTCCTGCGCGCTCCACAGCCGCAGGAACACGCTGTAGAGCGCGGACCGGTCGTCGAGCCCCTCGGGGATGACGGAGGGGTCCGACACGATAGCCTCCAGCGTGGCGGCGACATGGGCATCGCCGCTCGCCTGGCTGCCGCACAGGGCGCGTGCGAACCGCCTCAGATAGGGGATATGCGGGGCAACTCTTTCAGATAGCGACATTGGCGTCTCTCCGGCGATCCGTTGCGCATGGGGACGCGGGCCTCTGGCTCGACGGACAGCCTAGCACGAAAAATGGCAACACAAAGGGAACCAATGGACCGGCGCGACGTTCTCCCGGCATGACAGCCAACGCATGACAGGAACGGGTGAGGTGGACACGGCCGGGCCGCGAACGCGCGGATCGTCGCGTCTGCCGGTCACCTCAAGGACACAAAACGACCGCACCATGAAGAAGGCGACATCACACGGCGACCGGGGACGGTCGAAGCCGAACCCCCTCGATCCCAAGGTGCAGGAACGCATAGGGCGCCAGCTCAGGGCGTATTATGATGATGTCGTCAATCAGCCCATGCCGCAGCATCTCATCGATCTGATCGAGCAAATGGACGGGGCCGAGGACAAGAAATGACCGTTTCGGCCAGCCTGCGAAAGGATCTGCTGGAGCAGATACCGAATCTGCGCGCCTTCGCGCATTCGCTGTGCGGCAATGGCGACGAGGCCGACGATCTGGTGCAGGAGACGCTCATGCGCGCCTGGGCCAATCTCGCGAGCTTCCGGGAAGGCACCAATCTGCGCGCCTGGCTGTTCACGATCCTGCGCAACGCCTTCTATTCCTCGCGCCGGCGCCGCCGGAACGAGACGTCGGACTACGATGGCCAGGCCGCCGACCGGCTCGTGGTGCTGCCCTCGCAGGACCGTCACATGGATCTGGAGGATTTCCGCAAGGCGCTGGCCGGGATTCCCGAAGAGCAGCGCGAGGCCCTCATCCTGATCGGCGCATCGGGCTTTTCCTACGAGGAGGCCGCCGGGATCTGCGGCTGCGCCATCGGTACGGTCAAGAGCCGGGTGAGCCGGGCGCGCCGCCGGCTGGCGGAGCTCCTGTCCATGGAGGAGGGCGGCGATTTCGGCCCATCCTCCGCTGCCGAGACGGTCGGCGAACCGGCCGTCACCGGCGATCTCGCCGTGCATCTGCGCAAATAGCGCGCCGCCAGCGCTCAGTCCGTCGGGTCGCTCTCCGCGGTCAGCTTCTGGTCGGCCTCGGTCATGGGCTGGGTGGTGAAGCCCTTCAGCGTGCCCATCTCCTCGGCGTCGCGCGGGATTTCCACCTCGCTCATCGCATAGGCCGTGGCGAGCTCGGCCAGCGAGCGCAGCGCGTGCATGTGGATGCGCTCATAGCCGTGCGATCCGTCGACGCCGAAGGTGATGAGGGCTGTGCGCACATCCGCGCCCGCTTCCAGCGCCGCGGCGCTGTCGGAGCGGTAATAGCGGAAGATGTCCTTCTGGTAGCGGATGTCGTTGTCCCGGCACAGCCGGGCGAGCTTGCGTGTGAGATGGTAGTCGAACGGCCCGGTCTGGTCGGCCATGCAGATGGTGACGCCGAACTCCTCGCTGTTCTGGCCGGGCGCGGTCGTGCCGTTGTCGATGGAGACGAGGGAGGAGACGTCGTGCGGCAGGACGGAGGATCCGCCGATGCCGACTTCCTCCGAGATCGAGAACAGCCACAACACGTCGACCGGCGGAGTGACCTTCTCCTCCACCATCGCCTTGAGCGCGGCGAACATCACGGCCACGCCGGCCTTGTCGTCGAGATGGCGGGAGACGACGAAACCGTTCTCCATGAATTCCGGGGCCGGATCGATGGCCACCGTGTCGCCCACCGCGACGCCGAGATGCTCCAGATCGCTTGCCGTGCGGGCAAGCGCATCGACCCGCACCTCGACATGCCGCCAGTCCACCGGCTGGGTGTCGATCTCATCGTTGAAGGTGTGTCCGGAGGCCTTCAGCGGCAGGATCGTGCCGCGATAGAAGCCGGCCTCGGAGAACACGGTGCAGCGCGCCCCCTCCGCGAAGCGCGACGACCAGTTTCCGATGGGCACGAGCTCCAGCCGCCCGTTGTCCTTCAGGAGCTTGACCTGCGCGCCGAGCGTGTCGAGATGGGAGATCAGCGCGCGGCCGGGATGTTCGTGCTCGCCCTTGAGGCGCACCCGGATCGCGCCGCGCCGGGTCAGCTCGTATTCGAGGCCGAAGCGGCGCAGCTCCTGGCAGCAATCGCGCACGATCATGTCCGTGTAGCCCGACGGGCTGGGGATCGCGAGCAGCCGGGCAAGCCGGTCGGCTAGGTAGTCCGTGTCGATCGGCAGTCTGATCATCGCGGGCCCTGATCCTCTGGAAGTGAGGCCCGGGCTGCCGTGGGGACCGAGGTCGGGAACAGAAGGTCGATGAACCGCTCGGCGGTCGGCTGCGGTTCGTGGTTGGCAAGCCCCGGGCGTTCGTTCGCCTCGATAAAGACGTATTGGGGCTCGTCCGGCGCGTCAACAATGAGATCGACGCCGACCACGGGAATCTCGATGGTCTGGGCGACCGTCACGGCGACCTCCGACAGGACGGGATGGAGCTCCGCGGTCACGTCGTGGATCGTGCCGCCGGTGTGGAGATTGGCGGTCTTGCGCACCTCCAGCTCGGCCCCGGCGTCCAGGATGTCGCTCATCTCGTGGCCGGCGCGCCGCACGCAGCGTTCCGTCTCCTCGTCCATGGGGATCTGCGACTCTCCGCCGGTGGCGGACGCCCGGCGCCGGCTCTGGCGCGCGATGAGATCGCCGATGGTGGACTGGCCGTCGCCGATAATATGGGCCCGGCGCCTGATGGCGGCGGCGACCACCTCGTCATTGATGACGATGATGCGCAGATCGTCGCCCTTCACATATTGCTCGATGAGCACATTGTCGGAGAGCTGGGCGGCGGCCTCGACGGCGGCCTTCACCTGGTCGAGCTCGGCGAGGTCCACATAGACGCCGCGGCCCTGTTCGCCGCGCGACGGCTTCACCACGACAGGGCCGTTCTCCTCCAGGAACCGGGCCATCGACGCGTCGTCCCCGGCGATCGTCTGCGCGGGCACCGCGACGCCGGCACGCGCCACGAGGCGGCGGGTCACCGACTTGTCGTCGCAGATCGAGACCGCGACGCCGCTCGTCAGCTCGCTCAGCGCCTCCCGGCACACAATGGCCCGCCCGCCGTAGGACAGGCGGAAGAAGCCGCCCTCCGCGTCGATGACCTCGATCTGGATGCCGCGCCGGCGCGCCTCGTCGACGACGATGCGGGCATAGGGGTTGAGCTCGCTGTCGGGCTGGGGGCCGGCGAACAGCGCCTCGTTAAACGGGTTCTTGCGCTTGACCGCGAAGTAGGGGACCCGCACGAAGCCGAGCTTGTCATAGAGCGCGATGGCCTGGCTGTTGTCGTGCATGACCGAGAGGTCGAGATACTGCGACCCGCGCGCCTTGAAATGCTCGGCGAGCCGGCGCACCAGCGCCTCGCCGATCCCCGGGCGCATGGCCTGGGGATCGACCGCCAGGCACCACAGCGAGGAGCCGTGCTCGGGATCGCCGA from the Kaustia mangrovi genome contains:
- a CDS encoding UDP-2,3-diacylglucosamine diphosphatase, which produces MNIQPAKAFRYRTIWISDFHLGTRRSQTELLLDFLRHTESNTLYLVGDVIDNWALKKSWYWHQTHNDVIQKLLRKARKGTRVIYIPGNHDEYFRDFIDFRFGRIAIQEDSVHVMANGKRYLVLHGDKFDGVVRYAKWLAVLGDQAYEAAITVNTVFNRIRRMFGLRYWSLSAYLKRKVKRAVEFISSFEKAVVREARQRGADGVICGHVHTPEMREIDGIHYCNDGDWVESCTALVEYFDGRLEVIHWATAREGLPLKADAHPDRDRRLVPAD
- a CDS encoding sigma-70 family RNA polymerase sigma factor codes for the protein MTVSASLRKDLLEQIPNLRAFAHSLCGNGDEADDLVQETLMRAWANLASFREGTNLRAWLFTILRNAFYSSRRRRRNETSDYDGQAADRLVVLPSQDRHMDLEDFRKALAGIPEEQREALILIGASGFSYEEAAGICGCAIGTVKSRVSRARRRLAELLSMEEGGDFGPSSAAETVGEPAVTGDLAVHLRK
- the ngg gene encoding N-acetylglutaminylglutamine synthetase, which produces MTTPASGRKRGRAAYDHRMRRLRDYGMKPRISGMDDGEDEPAPVQAAIDCGWGRLLFGQTFEDADTLVEEMRREEPERRDIAFYVRDPHIVIAAAPQELFLDPSDTYRLDLSTYRQSRRKPRGFFVRRLSSLDDAEQVNSIYLKRSMVPVPPEFFWSKRDSRAITYFVAEDEDTGEILGTVMGIDHWRAFGDPEHGSSLWCLAVDPQAMRPGIGEALVRRLAEHFKARGSQYLDLSVMHDNSQAIALYDKLGFVRVPYFAVKRKNPFNEALFAGPQPDSELNPYARIVVDEARRRGIQIEVIDAEGGFFRLSYGGRAIVCREALSELTSGVAVSICDDKSVTRRLVARAGVAVPAQTIAGDDASMARFLEENGPVVVKPSRGEQGRGVYVDLAELDQVKAAVEAAAQLSDNVLIEQYVKGDDLRIIVINDEVVAAAIRRRAHIIGDGQSTIGDLIARQSRRRASATGGESQIPMDEETERCVRRAGHEMSDILDAGAELEVRKTANLHTGGTIHDVTAELHPVLSEVAVTVAQTIEIPVVGVDLIVDAPDEPQYVFIEANERPGLANHEPQPTAERFIDLLFPTSVPTAARASLPEDQGPR
- a CDS encoding osmoprotectant NAGGN system M42 family peptidase, producing MIRLPIDTDYLADRLARLLAIPSPSGYTDMIVRDCCQELRRFGLEYELTRRGAIRVRLKGEHEHPGRALISHLDTLGAQVKLLKDNGRLELVPIGNWSSRFAEGARCTVFSEAGFYRGTILPLKASGHTFNDEIDTQPVDWRHVEVRVDALARTASDLEHLGVAVGDTVAIDPAPEFMENGFVVSRHLDDKAGVAVMFAALKAMVEEKVTPPVDVLWLFSISEEVGIGGSSVLPHDVSSLVSIDNGTTAPGQNSEEFGVTICMADQTGPFDYHLTRKLARLCRDNDIRYQKDIFRYYRSDSAAALEAGADVRTALITFGVDGSHGYERIHMHALRSLAELATAYAMSEVEIPRDAEEMGTLKGFTTQPMTEADQKLTAESDPTD
- a CDS encoding NepR family anti-sigma factor gives rise to the protein MKKATSHGDRGRSKPNPLDPKVQERIGRQLRAYYDDVVNQPMPQHLIDLIEQMDGAEDKK
- the gpt gene encoding xanthine phosphoribosyltransferase gives rise to the protein MDERYQKNFPVSWEQFHRDSRALAWRLTNGDRHFEAIVCVTRGGLVPAAIVAREMSIRVIETVCVASYDYDKQGELKVLKEVAPHIRALGGEGGRNVLIVDDLVDTGKTARVVRDMLPEAHFATVYAKPAGRPLVDTFVTEVSQDTWIFLPWDMGLQFTPPISGHAG
- a CDS encoding TonB-dependent receptor domain-containing protein is translated as MWYDNGFFVGSAGYDWGINTATYTLDYAYTPGDPLFDAHLAAFHTRADLEFAGDGGLFVGRHGVNKTTGVNADNTSQFDLGNGLGLQLFYGAAFVQDDYTGNEQRGANPDGTMTKAGAFTQAQLDWGMVSLLGGLRYDYWHVKGVTGYTLPGAGDCPAGGDLCPGDSVSRDGDRINPRITAAVQPLDWLQLYATYAHTFRPPTASELFYPGGHNFNGAGNPVNNNVDLKPEISKGWDLGLNVAYDGLVLDGDRLRLKVGYFNNDIENYIVYGQNTDTGYITWINADGTTNMSGVEIEGTYDAGVAYVTLSYTNADTDLPLSYFAGIGNDVGTLPDDFATVDVGTRWFGESVVLGGRMRYTGKSRQVFVDEANSIPIGSYTLFDLYGSWDINRNLHLFFNVENITDKVYTTAVGGYAEAYYSGNGRGRTVIVGATAKF